From Lycium ferocissimum isolate CSIRO_LF1 chromosome 12, AGI_CSIRO_Lferr_CH_V1, whole genome shotgun sequence, one genomic window encodes:
- the LOC132040578 gene encoding EG45-like domain containing protein — MKKMGTTSVVVLVVIGILLSITTVAFAAEGTATYYTAPYVPSSCYGYQNNGVMIAAASDTIWGNRAACGRMYRVTCTGPTNQGILKPCTGKSVVVKIVDYCPPGCQGTIDLSQEAFTQIANRDAGKIKINYNQV; from the exons atgaaaaaaatgggaaccACAAGCGTTGTTGTGCTCGTCGTAATTGGCATTTTGCTTAGCATTACCACAGTGGCATTTGCTGCTGAAGGGACAGCCACCTATTATACTGCTCCTTATGTTC ccTCATCATGTTATGGATATCAAAACAATGGAGTGATGATTGCAGCAGCAAGTGATACAATCTGGGGAAATAGGGCAGCATGTGGAAGAATGTATAGAGTCACTTGCACTGGCCCTACAAATCAAGGCATTCTAAAACCTTGTACTGGAAAAAGTGTTGTAGTTAAAATTGTTGATTATTGTCCTCCTGGATGCCAAGGGACAATTGATCTTTCTCAAGAAGCTTTTACCCAAATTGCCAATCGTGATGCTGGCAAAATCAAGATTAATTACAATCA GGTCTAA